The following nucleotide sequence is from Alkalihalobacillus sp. LMS39.
TCGATTAACAGAGGAATTAGAAAGAAATCGCGTGGAACGAATGAACCACCTTTTAAAACTAAATGATGCTAGATATTCAGATAAGTAATCAAAAGGGTACACAGTAAGTGTACTCTTTTTTATGTTTCTTTAATGAAAACGCTTTACAAACCATTCCTTCGCTTTTACACTTTTATTCAAAGCACTTTATTTTAAAGGAGGTAGGAGGTATTTTATGAAATCTAACGTAACTTCACTCGGGAACCGTATTTTTATCATTGATGGGTACGACCTTCACATGCCGGAACGAACAGGGGCTTATGTCATTGTTGATGATGACATTACGATAGTGGAAACCGGTCCTAGTTTATCTGTCCCTCATATTTTACAAGGACTTCAAGAACTTCAAATCCAATTAGAAGATGTTCGAAACATCATTGTTACGCACATTCATTTAGACCATGCTGGTGGAGCAGGTCTCCTCCTCCAACATTGCCCGCAAGCTAAAGTGTATGTTCATCCTAAAGGTGCTCGCCACCTCATCAATCCTAGCCGCTTAATTGCAGGGGCAAAAGCCGTATATGGTGACACATTTGATACGTTGTTTGATCCAATTTATGCTATTCCAGAAGAGAACGTCATTAGTAAAGGCGATGGTGATACATTACAAATCGGACAATATTGCGAGCTTTCTTTTCTAGATACACCAGGGCATGCCAATCACCATATGAGTATTTATGACCCAATTAGCAATGGAATTTTCACAGGAGACACATTAGGTGTACGTTATCAATCATTAGAAGAAAATGGTGTTCCATTATTTTTACCTTCTACCTCACCTAATCAATTTAACCCTGATGCGATGCTATCTTCTATTAATCGGGTGAAAAAGTTACAAGTTGATAAAATTTATTTTGGTCATTACAGTGCTTCGACAAATGTTAACGAGGTATATACGCAACTCCAATACTGGCTTCCTCGCTTTGTTGAAGAAGGAGAAAAAGCTATGAGGCACGGGAAAGATCATACTTCATTATCTGAAAGTTTAGTCGAGCAAATTAGCGACCACCTACATAAAAAAGGAGTATCTCCTTCCCACCCGGCATTTACGATGATTCAACTTGATATGAAAATTTGCGCCATGGGTATCCTCGATTATATAGCAGAGCGTGATGAAAGATAGAGGGAAGTAATTGTTTTAGGTGCGCTTAACTGGGTGGACATCATTGTTTTATTAATATAACCATAACCGTTCCATGGCGTTACAACCACGAGATGACCAGGAAGAAATCAGGTAAGTTAATATCAAGTTTTGATTCGGACATGTGTTCCGCTATTCCACAAAAAAACGCCCTTTTTCATTCCTTATCGGACATCTGTTCCGTTACTTGACCTGAAACAGCTCCGCCACTCCTCATTTTTGATGATTTAGCGGAACAGATGTCCGCTAGCTTTTAGAAAACGTTACTTTTTCTTTAAATAACGGATCGTATGGCCGTTACAATGACGAACCCTTAGCTAGCTTTGTGAATCCACACCCTATCGGACATATGTTCCGCTATTTCACAAAAAAACGCCCTTTTTCATTCCTTATCGGACATCTGTTCCGTTACTTGACCTGAAACAGCACCGCTACCCCTCATTTTTGGTGGTTTAGCGGAACAGATGTCCGCTAGCTTTTAGAAAACGTTACTTTTTCTTTAAATAACGGATCGTATGACCGTTACAATGACGAAGCCTTAGCTAGCTTTTTGAATACACGCCCCATCGGACATACGTTCCGCTATTTCACAAAAAACGCCCTTTTTCATTCCTTATCGGACATCTGTTCCGTTACTTGCCCTTAAAACAGCACCGCCACCCCTCGTTTTTGTTGATTTAGCGGAACGTGTGGCCGTTAAAATACAAAAACCTTCGATAATCCCCTATCGAAGGTTCCTTTCTCTCATTTATTTCTGTAACGGCAATGCCCCTGTTAAGTATTTTTCTATTTTATTCGTCACTTCAAAGACGGTGTGGGCAAGCTCATAATTTTCAAATGCATGCTCGCACTCATTTTTATATTCCATTTCCTCGTCATAATGACTCATATGAGCATCAATAACTTCAAGTGAATCACCACGTTCTTGTTGTCGTTTTTGGACAGTTACCCTGTCAGCATATAAAAATAAACGAATGACTTTATCTCCGTACAATTCTTTTAGTATATTTGCCCCTTCTTTGTTAAGGACTAAGTAAATACAGCCATTTTTTTTGAATTTTTCTTCTACTTCTTTTTCCTTTATTCCATATAAATGACCGTTAATTTCTACTTTTTCAATAAACTCATCATTTGCAGCTGCTTTCTCAAAATCTTCTTTCGATAAATAATGATAGTCGATATCTTCATTTTCATATGGTCTTTTTGCTCTTGTTGTTGAAGAAATAACACCTTCCATGTTCAACGTATCTCCAGCTAATCTCGCTACCGTTTTTCTCCCTGAACCATCCGGACCAGTAAAAACAAAAATCATTTCTTTTTCCTTTAAATTATACATAAAGCCGCCTCCCTCATTACCTTGTTCTCACACTACTTTTTCAATATTTCGAATATTATAGAGCGAATGGTTTCAGCTCGACCTCTATATTATTTCTATAGAAATTAGAAATATCCTCTAAAGATTCAAAAATCCCGTGAATTTGAAATAAAAAGGTATTTTTAGACACTTGCAGTAAATTGGCAAACACCGCTATAATTAAATAAGAAAAAAATTAAAACATTACTTTAATAGAGTAAAAGTGAGGGTTTTCATGGATCGAAAAGAAGCACAAACATTGACTGGTAAACAAGTCATGGTTGATGAACAACAAGATGGCATATATTACGGTGAATTACTTGAAGTTGTAACAGAACCACGCAAGCCATGGAGAGGGATTGTCAAAATTAATGGAATTGATTCTCTTCCAAAGCAGCACTACACGAGTGAGCAATTTAAAATTAGAAAGCCATTG
It contains:
- a CDS encoding MBL fold metallo-hydrolase, whose amino-acid sequence is MKSNVTSLGNRIFIIDGYDLHMPERTGAYVIVDDDITIVETGPSLSVPHILQGLQELQIQLEDVRNIIVTHIHLDHAGGAGLLLQHCPQAKVYVHPKGARHLINPSRLIAGAKAVYGDTFDTLFDPIYAIPEENVISKGDGDTLQIGQYCELSFLDTPGHANHHMSIYDPISNGIFTGDTLGVRYQSLEENGVPLFLPSTSPNQFNPDAMLSSINRVKKLQVDKIYFGHYSASTNVNEVYTQLQYWLPRFVEEGEKAMRHGKDHTSLSESLVEQISDHLHKKGVSPSHPAFTMIQLDMKICAMGILDYIAERDER
- a CDS encoding guanylate kinase, encoding MYNLKEKEMIFVFTGPDGSGRKTVARLAGDTLNMEGVISSTTRAKRPYENEDIDYHYLSKEDFEKAAANDEFIEKVEINGHLYGIKEKEVEEKFKKNGCIYLVLNKEGANILKELYGDKVIRLFLYADRVTVQKRQQERGDSLEVIDAHMSHYDEEMEYKNECEHAFENYELAHTVFEVTNKIEKYLTGALPLQK